The Myxococcus fulvus genome has a window encoding:
- a CDS encoding DUF1552 domain-containing protein, with protein MSTPISRRTMLRLGGTGLVLPFLPSLLPSTARAQSAPSHKCFVMLRTEHGGILQRDMFPADATLTESLSYAGHPVRRGTLSATVAGGEARLSAVLRAPSSELTASMVSKLWVLNGLDIPFYIGHHRGGTLGNFSASDQAPDEVKQDGIRQTIDQIMAWSPSFYGNAAGVRERAIIQGALSYAHSDPRLRQGPVERVGDTVNGSNQHLFDRLFGDVTGGQPLISGAVLENYRRLRNGNRRLSSADRRRLDDHMERLAELDRKLSTVARCQTPTRPTTSTGQYTQQPTYGRDPESQSLSHQLWNDVYTLALSCGVSRIVVAGATETFSTYAGDWHQEIAHQAASSEPAYSTLLAAHHLFFRRVFLDLASKLEAVDMGDGTRLLDHTLLAWGQESGNYTHDHTSAPIVAFGGAEGFFRTGQYCDYRNLAKKTGMGPAGEPRWFGLLWHQWLGTVLQSMGIPRSDWENTSRCPGYPDYKYDDVPDWAGPENSTGPVYPGSVWNAAGEVLPFLRA; from the coding sequence ATGAGCACCCCCATCTCGCGCCGAACGATGCTCCGCCTGGGCGGGACGGGACTCGTCCTGCCCTTCCTCCCCAGCCTCCTGCCCTCGACGGCCCGCGCCCAGTCGGCGCCGTCCCACAAGTGCTTCGTCATGCTGCGCACGGAGCACGGCGGCATCCTCCAGCGGGACATGTTCCCCGCGGACGCCACGCTGACGGAGTCCTTGTCCTACGCGGGCCATCCCGTGCGCCGGGGCACGCTGAGCGCCACCGTGGCGGGAGGCGAGGCGCGGCTGTCGGCCGTGCTGCGCGCTCCGTCGAGCGAGCTCACCGCGTCGATGGTGAGCAAGCTGTGGGTGCTCAACGGCCTGGACATCCCGTTCTACATCGGCCACCACCGGGGAGGGACGCTCGGCAACTTCTCCGCGAGCGACCAGGCGCCGGACGAGGTGAAGCAGGACGGCATCCGGCAGACCATCGACCAGATCATGGCCTGGTCTCCGTCTTTCTATGGGAACGCGGCGGGCGTGCGCGAGCGCGCCATCATCCAGGGGGCGCTCTCCTATGCGCACTCGGACCCTCGCCTGCGCCAGGGGCCGGTGGAGCGGGTGGGGGACACCGTGAATGGCTCCAACCAGCACCTCTTCGACCGCCTGTTCGGAGATGTCACCGGAGGCCAACCGCTCATCAGCGGCGCGGTGCTGGAGAACTACCGACGCCTGCGCAATGGCAACCGGCGCCTGTCGTCCGCGGACCGCCGCCGGCTGGATGACCACATGGAGCGGCTTGCCGAACTGGACCGCAAGCTGTCCACGGTGGCGCGCTGTCAGACTCCCACGCGCCCGACGACGTCAACGGGGCAGTACACCCAGCAGCCCACGTACGGACGCGACCCGGAGTCGCAGTCCCTGTCGCACCAGCTCTGGAACGACGTGTACACGCTGGCGCTGTCGTGTGGCGTGTCGCGCATCGTGGTGGCCGGCGCGACGGAGACCTTCAGCACCTACGCGGGCGACTGGCACCAGGAGATTGCCCATCAGGCCGCGAGCAGCGAGCCGGCGTACAGCACGTTGCTCGCGGCGCACCACCTCTTCTTCCGCCGCGTCTTCCTGGACCTGGCGAGCAAGCTGGAGGCGGTGGACATGGGTGACGGCACCCGGCTGCTGGACCACACCCTGCTGGCCTGGGGACAGGAGTCAGGCAACTACACCCACGACCACACCAGCGCGCCGATTGTCGCCTTCGGCGGCGCGGAGGGCTTCTTCCGCACGGGGCAGTACTGCGACTACCGCAACCTGGCGAAGAAGACCGGGATGGGCCCCGCCGGTGAGCCCCGCTGGTTCGGACTGCTGTGGCACCAGTGGCTGGGCACGGTGCTGCAATCCATGGGCATCCCTCGCTCCGATTGGGAGAACACCTCGCGGTGCCCGGGCTACCCCGACTACAAGTACGACGACGTCCCGGATTGGGCCGGGCCCGAGAACTCCACCGGGCCTGTCTATCCCGGCTCCGTCTGGAATGCCGCGGGAGAGGTGTTGCCCTTCCTGCGTGCGTGA